A genomic window from Hyla sarda isolate aHylSar1 chromosome 10, aHylSar1.hap1, whole genome shotgun sequence includes:
- the TMEM218 gene encoding transmembrane protein 218: protein MASTVLGVGTGVFVIAVIWVVTLLTCVLLSRAAGTARFLSLSLFLLAVIVTLILIFFPRASETPSPEKEVQIVDTFFIGRYVLLSLISAIFLGSLFLSVVYYILEPVYAKPLRLR, encoded by the exons ATGGCTTCCACTGTCCTCGGCGTGGGCACCGGGGTGTTTGTGATCGCTGTTATCTGGGTGGTCACTCTGCTCACTTGTGTCCTACTGTCTCGAGCGGCTGGAACAGCACG GTTCTTGAGCCTCTCTTTGTTTCTCCTGGCAGTGATCGTAACTCttattctgattttttttccacGAGCGAGTGAAACTCCCTCACCAGAGAAGGAAGTTCAG ATCGTGGACACATTCTTCATCGGCCGCTACGTCCTGCTCTCTCTTATCAGTGCCATTTTCCTTGGAAGCCTCTTCTTGTCTGTCGTCTACTATATCTTAGAACCTGTCTACGCCAAACCTCTGCGGCTCCGGTAA